Genomic segment of Octadecabacter arcticus 238:
TGCGCGCAACGGGCTCCACGTCTTTGGCCACGATTGTTGCCCGCCATGCGACCTGACCAGTAAATTCGGGCTCAGCCGTATTACCCAAAAGCAATCGCGAAATCGAATGAATGCCATCGGCACCGACGCATAAATCACAGGATACTTCGCCAATATTGGTGTTGAGAGTCCCGTCTTTTGCTATGCTTTCAACGCGCACATCGAACGAAATCTCAACCCCTGCCGCCTGTGCGCCTTGCGCGATCATCTCCACCAGTGCTGCGCGGTGGAAAAACCGATAGGGCGGCACTTGGCTGCTCAGATCGAAACGCGCGATGACTTTGCCGCTGATCGCATCCGTGGGCATCACGGCCTGTGCGACAATGCTGGCGGCGTCCATGGCATCGGACAACCCAAGTTCGGCCAGAACCCGTGAACCGTTCGGGGTCACTTGGATGCCTGCGCCAACCTCGTTTAACGCCGATGCTTGTTCATAAATGTGGACATTCGCACCGCGTCGCGCAAACGCCAACGCAGCCGTTAAGCCACCGATTCCGGCGCCAATAATAACGATGCGTTTATTGCGTAAAGTGCCAGATCCGCGCGGGGCGTCGTCGGGCATCACGTCAGGTTCATCCAACATTCGTCCCGCCTTTTTCCACGTACGTCTTGCGGATCAGTCGGTACGATGCACCCGTTCACGGCGCTCGTGACGCTCCTGCGCCTCAAGGCTCATGGTGGCGATGGGGCGCGCATCCAGACGTTTCAGGCTGATCGGGTCGCCCGTCACGATGCAATATCCGAATTCGCCTTCATCGATACGGCGCAACGCCCCATCAATTTTGGACACCAGTTTGCGTTCACGGTCACGGGTGCGCAATTCAAGCGAACGATCGGTTTCTTCAGACGCACGGTCAGCAACATCAGGGATATTGCGCGTGCCATCTTTCATCGACTCAATCGTGTCGCGACTGTCTTCCAGAACTTCGCCGCGCCAGTTGATCAACTTGCGGCGAAAATACTCAACTTGTTTGTCGTTCATAAACGGTTCGGAATCGACCGGTACATAATCATCCGGCAGGAATGTTTCAGCTTTCATACTCGCCCCTCTAGAGGTGGAAACTACAGTCAAAATTTGCTGATCTGGCAATTGCATTCCCCTTCTTTGAAGCCTTCCTTTAAACCCTAGCGAGCAAGCTGTCACCCCCTTGTAGATCACCTTTTCATGGGTTGATGCTGGTTAGGGAGGTGTTAACGTTAACACGATAGTTAAACACAACTTACGGGCAAAAAATGCGCTTCACAGGAACTGATT
This window contains:
- a CDS encoding FAD-dependent monooxygenase; the encoded protein is MLDEPDVMPDDAPRGSGTLRNKRIVIIGAGIGGLTAALAFARRGANVHIYEQASALNEVGAGIQVTPNGSRVLAELGLSDAMDAASIVAQAVMPTDAISGKVIARFDLSSQVPPYRFFHRAALVEMIAQGAQAAGVEISFDVRVESIAKDGTLNTNIGEVSCDLCVGADGIHSISRLLLGNTAEPEFTGQVAWRATIVAKDVEPVARIWMAPNRHVVTYPLAENLLNIVAVQERDTWAQEGWKHSDDPDNLRAAFADTCPQLRDILGQVSETYLWGLFRHPVAKQWHNDSLVILGDAAHPTLPFLAQGANLAIEDAYFLARCCDEADDLATALARFQHERALRVSRAIAAANANARNYHLSGLTRSLAHTGLKTLGFVAPDAFLKRLDWLYGFDATK
- the dksA gene encoding RNA polymerase-binding protein DksA; this encodes MKAETFLPDDYVPVDSEPFMNDKQVEYFRRKLINWRGEVLEDSRDTIESMKDGTRNIPDVADRASEETDRSLELRTRDRERKLVSKIDGALRRIDEGEFGYCIVTGDPISLKRLDARPIATMSLEAQERHERRERVHRTD